Proteins encoded in a region of the Clostridium beijerinckii genome:
- the tgt gene encoding tRNA guanosine(34) transglycosylase Tgt, translated as MSKRYTLLKKDGKARRGQFETPHGTIQTPVFMNVGTLAAIKGAVSSMDLKEIGCQVELSNTYHLHLRPSDKVVKKLGGLHKFMNWDRPILTDSGGFQVFSLAKMRKIKEEGVYFNSHIDGKKIFMGPEESMQIQSNLASTIAMAFDECIENPAPREYVERSVERTTRWLERCKIEMDRLNSMPDTINKEQMLFGINQGGVYEDIRIKHAEEITKMDLDGYAIGGLAVGETHEEMYRVIDAVVPHLPEDKPIYLMGVGTPSNILEAVDRGVDFFDCVLPARNGRHGNVFCSEGKLNLMNAKYELDDRPIDEGCECPTCKNYTRAYIRHLFKAKEMLAMRLCVLHNLYFYNKLMKDIRDAIEGGYFKQFKEEKLAQWEGR; from the coding sequence GTGAGTAAAAGGTATACTTTATTAAAAAAGGATGGAAAAGCAAGGAGAGGGCAGTTTGAAACTCCTCATGGAACTATACAAACTCCAGTATTCATGAATGTTGGAACATTAGCAGCTATAAAAGGTGCAGTTTCTAGCATGGATTTAAAGGAGATAGGATGCCAGGTTGAACTTTCTAATACATATCATCTTCACTTAAGACCAAGTGATAAAGTAGTTAAAAAACTTGGAGGATTACATAAATTTATGAATTGGGATAGGCCAATTCTCACAGATTCAGGTGGATTTCAAGTATTTTCGTTAGCTAAGATGAGGAAAATAAAAGAGGAAGGCGTGTATTTTAATTCACATATAGACGGAAAGAAAATATTTATGGGACCAGAAGAATCAATGCAAATTCAAAGTAATTTGGCATCTACAATAGCAATGGCTTTTGATGAATGTATTGAAAATCCAGCACCTAGAGAATACGTGGAAAGATCAGTAGAAAGAACTACAAGATGGCTTGAAAGATGTAAAATTGAAATGGATAGATTAAATTCTATGCCAGATACAATAAATAAGGAACAAATGCTATTTGGAATAAATCAGGGTGGAGTTTATGAAGATATAAGAATAAAGCACGCTGAAGAAATAACTAAGATGGATCTAGATGGATATGCCATAGGTGGGCTTGCTGTTGGAGAAACTCATGAAGAAATGTATAGAGTGATAGATGCAGTTGTGCCACATTTGCCAGAAGATAAACCTATATATTTAATGGGAGTAGGTACACCTAGCAATATATTGGAAGCAGTCGACAGAGGTGTGGATTTCTTTGATTGCGTACTTCCAGCCAGAAATGGGAGACACGGAAATGTATTTTGTAGTGAAGGCAAGCTTAATCTTATGAATGCTAAATATGAACTTGATGATAGACCTATTGATGAAGGTTGCGAATGTCCAACGTGCAAGAATTATACAAGAGCATATATAAGACATTTATTTAAAGCAAAGGAAATGCTTGCGATGAGATTATGTGTTTTACATAACTTGTATTTTTATAATAAGCTAATGAAAGATATAAGAGATGCAATTGAAGGCGGTTATTTCAAGCAATTTAAGGAAGAAAAATTAGCACAATGGGAAGGCAGATAA
- the ruvA gene encoding Holliday junction branch migration protein RuvA produces the protein MYEYIKGKYIGINKDYVIVENSGIGYKIFTSGATMSSMPKNGEEIMLYLEQIVREDFIGLYGFDSKEELEMFKLLLTVSGVGPKAALSLLSISRVNNLKYAIMIGDEKHICRGVGIGKKTAARIILEIKDKLKPDELLDSSVEIHTKDNENVMALSEALSALIALGYSEKEAESVLKKIDKNDSVENIIKNALKALMG, from the coding sequence ATGTACGAATATATAAAAGGTAAATATATTGGAATAAATAAAGATTATGTAATAGTAGAGAATAGCGGTATAGGCTACAAGATATTTACATCAGGTGCTACAATGTCCTCTATGCCAAAGAATGGAGAGGAGATTATGCTTTACCTTGAGCAAATAGTAAGGGAAGATTTTATTGGATTATATGGATTTGATTCAAAGGAAGAGCTAGAGATGTTTAAGCTTCTTTTAACAGTAAGTGGAGTTGGACCAAAAGCAGCATTATCTTTATTATCTATAAGCAGAGTTAATAATTTAAAATATGCAATAATGATTGGCGATGAGAAACACATCTGTAGAGGTGTGGGAATAGGGAAAAAAACAGCAGCTAGAATTATTTTAGAGATCAAAGATAAACTAAAGCCAGATGAATTATTGGATAGTAGTGTGGAAATTCATACTAAGGATAATGAGAATGTTATGGCATTATCAGAAGCTTTAAGCGCGTTAATTGCGCTAGGGTATAGCGAGAAGGAAGCAGAATCAGTACTTAAAAAGATAGATAAGAATGACAGTGTAGAAAATATCATTAAAAATGCATTAAAGGCGTTAATGGGATAA
- a CDS encoding DUF5658 family protein: MITFIRNYSLKNIKIKFLALYILNVTDIIFTILLLNTGFYVEANIFMLEVVKSPTISFLLKILAPAVLLVFIYFRMKDATNKQLKYCNYFINGIIIFYGLINTFHIIWFALLPMFIFIF, translated from the coding sequence ATGATTACTTTTATAAGAAACTATTCTCTTAAAAATATAAAAATAAAATTTTTAGCTCTATATATTCTGAATGTAACAGACATAATATTTACTATTTTACTCTTAAATACTGGTTTTTACGTAGAAGCAAATATTTTCATGTTAGAAGTAGTAAAAAGTCCAACTATAAGTTTTTTATTAAAAATATTAGCTCCTGCAGTTCTTCTCGTATTCATATATTTTAGAATGAAAGATGCAACGAATAAACAACTAAAGTACTGTAACTACTTTATTAATGGAATCATCATATTCTACGGTCTAATAAACACATTTCATATTATCTGGTTTGCATTATTACCTATGTTTATTTTCATATTTTGA
- a CDS encoding DUF488 family protein gives MDIYTIGHSNYPVEKLIDMLKTYNIDTVVDIRGTPYSKYNVQYNKETIAETLKKEGFIYIYMAKELAAQRQDKKSYNKEGYSDFEKVIIEEDFLIGIERLKTGCQKGYNIALLGAMQDPIRCHRSILVGRSLRENGFNVKHILDDYTLASQEKIEEKLLSKYFSNRNQITIDSLLGNEISEVEMIKEGYRLANKEIGYRVEHLE, from the coding sequence ATGGACATATACACAATAGGACATTCTAACTATCCTGTAGAGAAATTAATAGACATGCTAAAGACTTATAATATTGATACTGTTGTAGATATAAGAGGAACTCCGTATTCGAAATATAATGTTCAATATAATAAGGAAACAATAGCTGAAACTTTAAAAAAAGAAGGATTTATATACATATATATGGCTAAAGAACTTGCGGCTCAAAGGCAAGATAAAAAGTCTTATAATAAGGAAGGATATTCTGATTTTGAAAAGGTAATTATAGAAGAAGATTTTTTAATAGGAATTGAGAGATTAAAAACAGGATGTCAGAAAGGTTATAATATTGCACTTCTTGGAGCTATGCAGGATCCTATAAGGTGTCATAGGAGTATATTAGTTGGAAGATCATTAAGGGAAAACGGATTTAATGTTAAGCACATTTTGGATGACTATACTTTGGCGTCTCAAGAAAAAATAGAAGAGAAACTTTTAAGTAAATACTTCAGCAATAGGAATCAGATTACTATAGATAGCTTACTTGGTAATGAAATTAGCGAGGTTGAAATGATTAAGGAAGGTTATCGACTAGCAAATAAAGAAATTGGATATAGAGTGGAGCATTTAGAATAA
- the ruvB gene encoding Holliday junction branch migration DNA helicase RuvB, whose amino-acid sequence MERIVNPSEMQEDFNSELSLRPQKINEYIGQDKVKERLDIFIKAAKNRKEALDHTLLYGPPGLGKTTLANIIAKEMGGDLKITSGPAIERAGDLAAILTTLKDYDVLFIDEIHRLNRNVEEILYPAMEDYALDIVIGKGATAKSIRIDLPKFTLIGATTRIGMLTSPLRDRFGVLCAMEYYTDEELKEIVSRSALVFGCTITEEGALEIAKRSRGTPRIANRLLKRVRDYSEVKSNKLVSLKEAREALELLEVDNQGFDKVDNKILEAIIDNFNGGPVGIETLSYFIGEELGTIEDVYEPYLLQKGFIIRTPRGRIASDKAYEHLGRVNTSKNKSNNGKVQGSFFDK is encoded by the coding sequence TTGGAAAGAATAGTTAATCCATCTGAGATGCAAGAAGACTTTAATTCTGAACTTAGTTTAAGACCTCAAAAAATAAATGAATATATAGGACAAGATAAAGTAAAAGAGCGATTAGATATTTTTATTAAAGCTGCAAAAAATAGAAAAGAAGCATTAGATCATACACTTTTATATGGACCACCTGGACTTGGAAAAACTACTTTAGCTAATATTATAGCAAAAGAAATGGGTGGGGATTTAAAAATTACTTCTGGACCAGCAATAGAAAGAGCAGGAGATTTAGCAGCGATATTAACAACACTAAAAGATTATGATGTTTTATTTATAGATGAAATACATAGGTTAAATAGAAATGTTGAGGAAATATTATATCCTGCTATGGAGGATTATGCTTTAGATATAGTTATAGGAAAAGGTGCTACAGCGAAATCTATAAGAATTGATCTTCCCAAATTTACACTAATTGGAGCAACAACAAGGATTGGAATGCTTACATCTCCACTTAGAGATAGATTTGGTGTGCTTTGTGCCATGGAATATTATACAGATGAAGAACTTAAAGAGATAGTAAGTAGAAGCGCTTTAGTTTTTGGGTGTACAATTACTGAAGAAGGAGCTTTGGAAATTGCTAAGAGATCTAGAGGAACACCTAGAATTGCCAATAGGCTATTAAAAAGAGTTAGGGATTATTCAGAAGTAAAATCTAATAAGCTAGTATCATTAAAAGAGGCTAGAGAGGCTTTAGAATTATTGGAAGTTGATAATCAGGGATTTGATAAAGTTGATAATAAAATACTTGAAGCTATTATTGATAATTTTAACGGGGGACCTGTTGGAATTGAAACACTTTCCTATTTTATAGGTGAGGAATTGGGAACTATAGAAGACGTATATGAACCATACTTGCTTCAAAAAGGCTTTATAATAAGAACACCAAGAGGAAGAATAGCTAGTGATAAGGCCTATGAACATCTTGGAAGAGTAAATACTTCAAAAAACAAAAGTAATAATGGGAAAGTACAAGGTAGCTTTTTTGATAAATAG
- the yajC gene encoding preprotein translocase subunit YajC: MDNMLALLTSVVPYLLVFVIFFFLLILPEKKRKKKYQGMIDELKVNDEIVTRGGIIGKITHIDEKSVTIESGPAKTRIKLEKSGISHKIKMD, from the coding sequence ATGGATAATATGTTAGCGTTACTTACGAGCGTAGTGCCTTATTTACTTGTATTTGTGATATTTTTTTTCCTTCTTATATTACCTGAAAAGAAGAGAAAAAAGAAATATCAAGGTATGATTGATGAATTAAAAGTAAATGATGAAATTGTGACAAGAGGTGGAATCATAGGTAAGATTACACATATAGATGAAAAATCAGTTACAATTGAAAGTGGTCCTGCAAAAACTAGGATTAAATTAGAGAAGAGTGGAATATCTCATAAAATAAAGATGGATTAA
- a CDS encoding cation:dicarboxylate symporter family transporter — translation MKKIKFGLALQILAGLILGIIVGGFFYGNPAVEAYLKPIGDIFIRLIKMIVVPIVFSSLIVGIAGAGDIKQVGRLGGKTLLYFEVVTTIAIVLGLLIANVFHPGTGINMQELAKSSIDAYVSTAENVSHHSFADTFINIVPTNIFDSLTRGDMLSVIFFSVMFGLGVAAIGEKGKPVIQFAQGTADAMFWVTNQIMKTAPFGVFALIGVTVSKFGLSSLIPLGKLIVTTYGSMILFILLIFGLIAKLVGTSIFSIIRILKDELILAYSTASSETVLPKIMEKMEKFGCPKAIATFVVPTGYSFNLDGSTLYQAIAAIFIAQLYGINLSIPAQINLMLVLMLTSKGIAGVPGVSFVVLLATLGSVGIPAEGLAFIAGIDRILDMARTVVNVLGNSLAVVVVSKWEGKYNSIKGKEYVESIKKAA, via the coding sequence ATGAAGAAAATTAAATTTGGTCTAGCATTACAAATTCTTGCAGGACTTATACTTGGAATTATAGTAGGTGGATTTTTTTATGGAAATCCAGCTGTTGAGGCATATTTAAAGCCTATTGGAGATATTTTTATTCGTCTAATCAAAATGATTGTAGTTCCAATCGTCTTTTCATCTCTTATAGTTGGTATTGCTGGAGCAGGAGATATTAAGCAGGTTGGAAGACTTGGAGGAAAAACTCTTCTTTATTTTGAAGTAGTAACAACTATTGCTATTGTATTAGGACTTTTAATAGCTAATGTATTTCATCCAGGTACAGGAATAAATATGCAAGAGCTTGCTAAATCTAGCATCGATGCTTATGTAAGCACTGCAGAAAATGTATCGCATCATAGCTTTGCTGATACATTTATAAATATTGTTCCCACTAATATTTTTGATTCACTTACAAGGGGAGATATGCTTTCAGTCATTTTCTTTTCTGTTATGTTCGGTCTAGGAGTTGCTGCAATTGGTGAAAAAGGGAAACCTGTTATACAGTTTGCTCAAGGAACGGCTGATGCAATGTTTTGGGTAACAAATCAAATAATGAAGACAGCTCCTTTTGGAGTATTTGCTTTAATTGGTGTGACAGTTTCTAAGTTTGGACTTTCATCTTTAATTCCACTTGGAAAACTAATAGTTACAACTTATGGTTCAATGATTTTATTTATACTACTAATATTTGGACTAATTGCAAAATTAGTTGGGACAAGTATCTTTTCAATCATAAGAATTTTAAAAGACGAACTTATACTTGCTTATAGCACAGCAAGCTCAGAAACAGTTTTACCTAAAATCATGGAGAAAATGGAGAAATTCGGATGTCCTAAAGCTATTGCAACCTTTGTAGTACCAACAGGTTATTCTTTTAATCTAGATGGTTCTACTCTTTACCAAGCTATTGCTGCAATATTTATTGCACAATTATATGGTATTAATTTATCAATACCAGCTCAAATTAATTTAATGCTTGTATTGATGCTTACTTCAAAAGGTATAGCAGGTGTGCCAGGAGTATCTTTTGTAGTTTTACTAGCCACTCTTGGTTCTGTTGGAATTCCAGCCGAAGGCCTAGCTTTTATAGCTGGAATAGATCGTATACTTGACATGGCTAGAACTGTTGTGAATGTATTAGGTAATTCTCTAGCAGTTGTTGTTGTATCAAAATGGGAAGGAAAGTATAATTCTATAAAGGGTAAAGAATATGTAGAATCCATAAAAAAAGCGGCTTAA
- a CDS encoding TetR/AcrR family transcriptional regulator, with protein MEFQRARNEEQKSIRREQIIEATLKLYEREPLEKITLASIANELNFSRANLYKYVSTKEEIFLWILSSDLEKWVKKTYDKLKDYDQLELKTFCLLWSEQMYENQRFLKLFSILVSVLRSNVTTKSLEILKQDLANSFGKLSLITKKFIPNLTDDELKLFNEYQIYYASSLYSPAVSSKNQRQEFQTVSLLEAPPDFVSRFAGYLEVIILGLQAKNK; from the coding sequence ATGGAATTTCAACGCGCTCGAAACGAAGAACAAAAAAGCATTAGGCGTGAACAAATCATAGAGGCTACATTAAAGCTATACGAAAGAGAGCCCTTAGAAAAAATCACACTTGCTTCAATTGCTAATGAGTTAAATTTTTCAAGAGCAAATTTATATAAATACGTTTCCACCAAGGAAGAAATTTTCCTATGGATATTAAGTTCAGATTTAGAAAAGTGGGTAAAAAAAACATATGATAAACTTAAAGATTATGATCAATTAGAACTTAAAACCTTTTGTCTGTTATGGTCAGAACAAATGTATGAAAATCAGCGTTTTTTAAAGCTGTTCTCAATTTTAGTTTCAGTATTAAGAAGTAATGTGACAACAAAATCACTGGAGATATTGAAACAAGATCTTGCTAATAGCTTTGGTAAATTAAGTTTGATTACTAAAAAATTTATTCCTAACCTGACAGACGATGAGCTTAAACTTTTTAATGAATATCAGATTTATTATGCCTCTAGTTTATATTCTCCGGCAGTATCCTCTAAAAACCAACGTCAAGAATTTCAAACTGTTTCACTGCTCGAAGCCCCTCCTGATTTTGTTTCGCGTTTTGCAGGATATCTTGAAGTAATTATATTGGGTCTTCAAGCGAAAAATAAATAA
- a CDS encoding DHA2 family efflux MFS transporter permease subunit, with protein sequence MKDSSNEQANPWLAMIVIIIGTFMSVLSSSIINVALTKMMSVFGVGLDDVKWVMTAYTLALGAIIPLTGYLQDIFGAKKVYIVALAIFTMGSALCGFAWSNSSMIAFRVFQAIGGGMMQPVGMSIIYSVFPRKKIGLALGVYGIAAMAAPAIGPTLGGLIIEKMDWRLIFTVNIPIGIIGVLLGMIILKGQPMKPFKAFDIVGFLSSTVGLVSLLYVLGKGSSIDWGDMINPMLVALGSLSLILFVINELTHPDPLLDLRVLKLFDFSMSLVIITVLTIGLMGGSYVLPLFLQNVRGYTAMQAGLIMFPSALVMGALMPLSGTLYDKFGAKPVVIPGLIILALATFKLSTAINMNSSKESIIFINCIRSIGLGIAMMPISTAGMNVVKGEMIPRASALNSTIRQVASSLAVTIMTVIIQSKTSYNYSKLAEQINIYNKTAVGTINSLTKSYMYEGFPQETSKVMALSQLAKIIQGQASVDAMAYSISVTGAIAVVAIFLTLFMRTRR encoded by the coding sequence ATGAAAGATAGTAGTAATGAACAGGCAAATCCATGGTTAGCAATGATAGTTATCATAATTGGTACATTTATGTCGGTACTAAGTAGTAGTATAATTAATGTTGCATTAACTAAAATGATGTCTGTATTTGGAGTAGGATTGGATGATGTGAAGTGGGTGATGACAGCTTATACATTAGCACTTGGAGCAATTATTCCTTTAACAGGATATCTTCAAGATATTTTTGGTGCTAAAAAAGTATACATAGTTGCATTGGCAATTTTTACGATGGGGTCCGCGCTATGCGGATTTGCATGGAGCAATTCTAGTATGATAGCATTTCGTGTATTTCAAGCTATTGGAGGAGGGATGATGCAGCCTGTTGGGATGAGTATAATATATTCTGTATTTCCAAGAAAAAAGATAGGACTTGCACTTGGGGTTTATGGAATAGCAGCTATGGCAGCACCTGCCATAGGACCAACTCTTGGTGGACTGATTATAGAAAAAATGGATTGGAGGCTAATTTTTACTGTAAATATCCCAATAGGAATAATAGGAGTATTGTTGGGTATGATTATTTTAAAAGGCCAACCGATGAAACCATTTAAGGCATTTGATATAGTAGGATTTTTATCATCTACAGTAGGTTTAGTAAGTTTGTTATATGTACTTGGAAAGGGATCCTCAATTGATTGGGGTGATATGATAAATCCAATGTTAGTAGCGTTGGGGAGTTTAAGTCTCATATTATTTGTGATTAATGAGCTTACACATCCAGACCCACTATTAGATCTGAGAGTTCTCAAACTATTTGATTTTAGTATGAGCTTAGTTATAATAACTGTATTAACTATAGGATTAATGGGAGGGTCATATGTATTGCCTTTATTTCTGCAGAATGTAAGGGGATATACCGCTATGCAGGCGGGACTTATTATGTTTCCATCAGCACTAGTTATGGGGGCATTAATGCCATTAAGCGGAACGCTTTATGATAAATTCGGAGCTAAACCTGTAGTTATACCAGGTCTTATTATATTAGCACTAGCTACATTTAAGCTGTCAACAGCTATAAATATGAATTCTAGCAAAGAATCAATAATATTTATTAACTGTATAAGATCTATTGGATTGGGAATAGCCATGATGCCTATTAGCACTGCCGGTATGAATGTAGTAAAAGGCGAAATGATTCCGAGAGCATCAGCATTGAATAGCACTATAAGACAGGTGGCAAGTTCTCTTGCTGTAACTATAATGACAGTAATAATACAATCGAAAACAAGCTATAATTATTCAAAACTTGCAGAGCAAATAAATATTTATAATAAAACAGCAGTAGGAACTATAAATTCACTAACAAAATCATATATGTATGAAGGTTTTCCGCAAGAAACTTCTAAAGTTATGGCACTATCTCAATTGGCAAAAATTATTCAAGGACAAGCATCTGTAGATGCTATGGCATATTCTATTTCGGTAACTGGAGCTATAGCTGTTGTTGCTATATTTTTAACATTATTTATGAGAACTAGAAGATAA
- a CDS encoding L,D-transpeptidase, which yields MKKILSKVLRGIRIKKNGIRADVSGDRISSADYVNSKNYSSETNYLIWVDTGSFKVNIFKGSTNKWNLIHSYLCTLGKASTPTPKGTYKVGIKGLYFGVNKGYKCWYYTQFKGNYLFHSIIYNLNGSVRDGRLGMKLSDGCIRLAKENAKWIYDNIPRGTKVVIN from the coding sequence ATGAAAAAAATTTTATCTAAAGTATTAAGAGGCATTAGGATTAAAAAAAATGGCATTAGAGCAGATGTGTCGGGTGACCGTATTAGCTCTGCAGATTATGTAAACTCTAAGAATTATTCTAGTGAAACCAACTACTTGATTTGGGTGGATACTGGAAGCTTTAAAGTGAATATTTTTAAAGGAAGTACAAATAAGTGGAACCTAATTCATAGTTATTTGTGCACTTTGGGAAAAGCCTCAACACCCACACCTAAAGGAACTTATAAAGTTGGAATAAAGGGACTGTATTTTGGCGTAAATAAGGGATACAAGTGTTGGTATTATACACAGTTTAAAGGAAATTATTTATTTCATTCGATAATCTATAATTTGAATGGATCAGTTAGGGATGGAAGGTTAGGTATGAAGCTATCAGATGGGTGCATAAGGTTAGCCAAAGAAAATGCTAAGTGGATTTATGACAATATACCTAGGGGAACTAAAGTAGTTATAAATTAA
- the queA gene encoding tRNA preQ1(34) S-adenosylmethionine ribosyltransferase-isomerase QueA translates to MNVKDFDFYLPEELIAQHPLEQRDSSRLMVLDKKTGEIKHKRFHDIIEYLNEGDTLVLNNTRVMPARLIGEKEGTGGKIEFLLLKRIEKDKWECLAKPGKSAKVGRKFTFGEGKLKAEVVEVKENGNRIVEFFYDGIFEEVLDSLGEMPLPPYIHERLEDRERYQTVYSKENGSAAAPTAGLHFTKELLQEIKNKGINIVYLTLHVGLGTFRPVKVESLEEHEMHSEFYMLSKESADIINETKKRGNAVISVGTTSTRTLETIGDENGFVKEQSGWTNIFIYPGYKFKVVDKLITNFHLPESTLIMLVSTLAGRENVMNAYEEAVNEKYRFFSFGDAMFIK, encoded by the coding sequence ATGAACGTAAAAGATTTTGATTTTTACTTACCAGAAGAGTTGATAGCTCAACATCCGTTGGAACAAAGAGATTCATCAAGACTTATGGTTTTAGATAAGAAAACTGGTGAAATTAAGCATAAGAGATTTCATGATATTATAGAATACTTAAATGAAGGAGATACTTTAGTATTAAATAATACGAGAGTAATGCCAGCAAGATTGATTGGAGAAAAGGAAGGTACGGGCGGAAAAATTGAGTTCCTTCTACTTAAAAGAATTGAAAAGGATAAATGGGAGTGTCTAGCAAAGCCAGGTAAATCCGCAAAGGTTGGTAGAAAATTTACATTTGGAGAAGGTAAGTTAAAAGCAGAAGTAGTTGAAGTGAAGGAAAATGGAAATAGAATAGTTGAATTTTTCTATGATGGAATATTCGAGGAAGTTCTAGATTCGCTTGGGGAGATGCCTTTGCCACCATATATTCATGAGAGATTAGAAGATAGGGAAAGGTATCAAACAGTGTATTCTAAAGAAAATGGTTCTGCTGCAGCACCTACTGCGGGATTACATTTTACAAAAGAGTTGCTGCAAGAAATAAAGAATAAAGGAATTAACATAGTATATTTAACATTACATGTTGGACTTGGAACTTTTAGACCTGTAAAAGTTGAATCTCTAGAGGAGCATGAAATGCATTCAGAGTTTTATATGCTTTCAAAAGAAAGTGCAGATATAATAAACGAAACTAAAAAAAGAGGAAATGCGGTTATATCTGTTGGAACAACTTCAACAAGGACATTAGAAACTATTGGCGATGAAAATGGATTTGTTAAGGAACAAAGTGGATGGACTAATATATTTATTTATCCTGGATATAAATTTAAAGTAGTGGATAAGTTAATTACAAACTTCCATTTACCAGAATCTACTTTGATAATGCTTGTTTCAACTTTAGCAGGAAGAGAAAATGTTATGAATGCATATGAAGAAGCAGTAAATGAAAAATATAGATTTTTCTCATTTGGAGATGCTATGTTTATTAAATAA
- a CDS encoding radical SAM/SPASM domain-containing protein, which translates to MKKFKKIYIEITNVCNLSCNFCPKTNRELKFMDKKSFQHIVNSVKSHTDYVYFHLMGEPFLNENIKSFLDISNENSLKVNITTNGTLISEVKDVLLSSNALRQVNISLHSFEANEGQVDFSKYIDNIIEFVKEASEKTNIITALRLWNLDTKYTASNSMNIDIFEFLEQSFDIKSSLRESLKEKNSFKLKNNVYLSMGEKFKWPSLQVEELGERVFCYGLRDQVGILVDGTVVPCCLDSDGSIALGNIFDNTLEEILSSKRAKDIYNGFSGRKAVEELCKKCGFINRVR; encoded by the coding sequence ATGAAGAAATTTAAAAAGATTTATATAGAGATAACAAATGTGTGTAATTTAAGTTGTAATTTTTGTCCTAAAACAAATAGGGAACTTAAGTTTATGGATAAGAAAAGTTTTCAACATATCGTAAATAGTGTGAAATCACATACTGATTATGTATATTTTCATCTAATGGGAGAACCATTTTTAAATGAAAATATAAAGAGTTTTTTGGATATAAGTAATGAAAATTCATTAAAGGTTAATATAACTACTAATGGAACTTTAATAAGTGAAGTTAAGGATGTATTACTTAGTTCAAATGCTTTAAGGCAAGTTAATATTTCCCTTCATAGCTTTGAAGCGAATGAGGGACAGGTTGACTTTAGTAAATATATAGATAATATAATTGAATTTGTTAAAGAAGCCAGTGAAAAAACTAATATAATTACTGCGTTAAGGTTGTGGAATTTAGATACAAAGTATACTGCTAGTAATAGCATGAATATTGATATTTTTGAATTTCTTGAACAAAGTTTTGATATAAAATCCAGTTTGAGAGAAAGTTTGAAGGAAAAAAATAGTTTTAAATTAAAAAATAATGTATATCTTAGTATGGGAGAGAAATTTAAGTGGCCATCATTGCAAGTTGAGGAGTTAGGAGAAAGAGTCTTCTGCTATGGACTTAGAGATCAAGTGGGAATATTAGTAGATGGAACAGTAGTGCCTTGTTGTTTAGATAGTGATGGCAGCATAGCACTTGGTAATATCTTTGATAATACATTAGAAGAAATTTTAAGTTCAAAAAGAGCTAAAGACATATATAATGGTTTTTCCGGAAGAAAGGCAGTAGAAGAATTATGTAAGAAATGTGGCTTTATAAATAGAGTAAGATAG
- a CDS encoding HPP family protein has product MKVKDFMITDVISASKENTIKDVMKILVTNKIGGVPIVDNKGILSGIVSDGDIIRSINPKEGKMYDFISYVFYLKREELEEEIGLIKDTNIMTIAKCKDICCVLPEDTMEKVLSIFSKHNFKKIPVIDKDRRVVGVISRGDVIRYIQKKIIDKL; this is encoded by the coding sequence ATGAAAGTAAAGGATTTTATGATTACTGATGTAATTTCCGCAAGTAAAGAAAATACTATTAAAGATGTAATGAAGATATTAGTCACAAATAAAATAGGCGGAGTACCAATAGTAGATAACAAGGGAATACTTTCGGGTATTGTAAGTGATGGGGATATAATAAGAAGCATAAATCCTAAGGAAGGAAAAATGTATGATTTTATTTCATATGTATTTTATCTTAAAAGGGAAGAATTAGAAGAAGAGATTGGACTGATAAAGGATACTAATATCATGACTATTGCAAAATGTAAAGATATTTGCTGTGTTCTTCCAGAAGATACTATGGAAAAGGTTTTGTCTATTTTCTCAAAACATAACTTTAAAAAGATACCTGTTATAGATAAAGATAGAAGAGTAGTTGGGGTTATTAGTAGAGGCGATGTAATTAGATATATACAGAAAAAGATTATAGATAAGTTGTAG